The following proteins are co-located in the Halictus rubicundus isolate RS-2024b chromosome 1, iyHalRubi1_principal, whole genome shotgun sequence genome:
- the LOC143354343 gene encoding putative sodium-dependent multivitamin transporter, which yields MSDSTSGASTLQLPDYLVIGAMLLISTLIGLYYRFTGGKQRTMEEYFVADRSVGVITLAIGLSVSFVSGISMIGFSAETYSHGIIFIMLTSGFFVSLPLIIMFYLPVFNKSNTLSVYEYLEKRFGSSVKTATSIVNTVHLTLYTAIATFAPALALEATAGLSGDTSILVIGCVCTFYSTLGGIKAVLITDILQAGLIVIGMSCAMGIALSNVDGGLYGAWDIASRFGRLKFYDFRLDPTIRHTTWNLLISSVCLNVLLYGVSQVQVQRCLTAKNLNTAIYALIICAFLTATMMSLAAFCGVILFAVYESCDPVTAGKISSFDKILPYFASDKMSQYPGTTGLLIAGIFSATLSTISATINSLAVITLEDYIKPVCKKFNIELSNERATKIGKLLALSFGAISIGFAFVCKSLGSIVNLALGLMGVVGGPVVGVFTLGMFTETANEIGAIFGQLMAVIPLIVITSGAPNEATNLPLHVHGCDNTTLLDVVASTTIASVLPPEEVAVPYIYRISYALYLPLGTFITVVTGYVASLIVNKFFPKYSCIPDPDLLIPSLAAKVKRRREDEKKATNQLFILQYREPHQGPDKQD from the exons ATGAGC GACTCGACGAGCGGCGCATCGACGCTGCAACTGCCGGATTATCTTGTCATCGGCGCAATGCTGTTGATCTCGACGCTGATCGGGCTCTACTACCGATTCACCGGTGGCAAGCAACGCACAATGGAG GAATACTTCGTAGCGGATCGATCAGTAGGCGTAATCACTCTGGCAATAGGACTGTCAGTGTCGTTCGTGTCAGGGATTTCGATGATCGGATTCTCTGCAGAGACTTATTCCCATGGAATCATATTCATAATGCTAACCAGTGGATTTTTTGTCAGCTTGCCTCTTATCATAATGTTTTATCTGCCCGtcttcaataaaagtaataccTTAAGCGTCTACGAG tatttggAGAAACGGTTTGGTAGCAGCGTGAAGACGGCAACGAGTATAGTGAACACCGTTCATTTGACACTGTACACCGCGATAGCAACGTTCGCACCTGCGTTAGCGTTAGAAGCGACCGCAGGACTTTCTGGGGACACGAGTATCCTGGTGATCGGATGTGTCTGTACGTTCTACTCAACGCTAGGTGGTATCAAGGCCGTCCTGATCACAGACATTCTTCAAGCAGGGCTGATAGTCATCGGCATGTCATGCGCGATGGGAATCGCGCTCAGCAACGTCGACGGCGGACTGTACGGTGCTTGGGACATCGCTTCTCGTTTCGGTCGCCTAAAGTTTTACGA TTTCAGGCTCGATCCGACCATACGACACACTACCTGGAACTTGCTAATCAGTAGCGTATGCCTAAACGTGCTGCTGTACGGTGTCAGCCAGGTCCAGGTGCAGCGGTGCCTCACTGCAAA GAACCTGAACACAGCCATCTACGCCCTGATCATTTGCGCCTTTCTGACTGCAACCATGATGAGCCTCGCAGCGTTCTGCGGCGTGATCCTGTTCGCAGTTTACGAGAGCTGCGACCCGGTCACAGCCGGCAAGATCTCGTCCTTCGACAAGATCCTGCCATACTTCGCGTCGGATAAAATGAGCCAGTACCCAGGAACCACTGGACTTCTGATCGCCGGGATATTCAGCGCTACCCTATCCACCATATCAGCCACGATCAATTCCCTGGCTGTGATCACGTTGGAGGACTACATAAAGCCAGTGTGCAAGAAATTCAATATCGagctgtcgaacgagagagcgaCCAAGATAGGCAAACTGCTCGCGCTAAGCTTTGGCGCGATATCCATAGGCTTTGCCTTCGTCTGCAAATCACTGGGATCGATAGTTAACTTGGCTTTGGGGCTTATGGGGGTGGTGGGTGGACCGGTTGTTGGGGTTTTCACTTTGGGAATGTTCACCGAAACTGCCAATGAGATCGGAGCCATTTTCGGACAGCTTATGGCGGTCATTCCTCTGATCGTGATCACCTCTGGGGCTCCGAATGAAGCGACCAACCTTCCACTGCATGTGCACGGATGCGACAATACTACTCTCCTTGATGTTGTCGCGTCCACGACCATAGCTTCTGTTCT GCCACCCGAAGAAGTCGCTGTGCCATACATATACCGTATTTCGTACGCACTATACCTTCCCCTTGGCACGTTCATTACCGTTGTCACGGGCTACGTGGCAAGTCTGATTGTCAACAAGTTCTTCCCGAAGTACTCCTGCATACCAGATCCTGATTTACTCATTCCTTCTTTGGCAGCGAAGGTTAAACGAAGAAGAGAAGATGAGAAGAAAGCAACAAACCAATTGTTCATATTGCAATACAGAGAACCTCACCAAGGTCCGGACAAACAAGATTAG